In the genome of Streptomyces sp. NBC_00190, one region contains:
- a CDS encoding esterase/lipase family protein, with product MLPWRRLLRPLAVLALTAAALVAPTGTAQAASAPSSGWNNWSCKPSAAHPRPVVLVHGTFGNSVDNWLGLAPYLVHRGYCVYSLDYGQLPGVPFFNGLGPIDKSAGQLAVFVDKVLAATGSAKTDIIGHSQGGMMPRYYLKYLGGAPKVNALVGLAPDNHGTTLLGLTQLLPYFPGAEDLISSATPGLADQIAGSAFQTKLNEGGDTVPGVTYTVIATKYDEVVTPYRSAFLDGPNVKNVVLQDLCVLDLSEHVAIGLTDRIAWHEALNALDPAHAERTTCASVFD from the coding sequence ATGCTGCCCTGGAGACGCCTGCTCCGCCCGCTGGCCGTCCTCGCCCTCACCGCCGCCGCGCTCGTCGCCCCCACCGGCACCGCGCAGGCCGCGTCCGCCCCCAGCAGCGGCTGGAACAACTGGTCCTGCAAGCCGTCCGCCGCGCATCCGCGCCCCGTCGTGCTCGTGCACGGCACCTTCGGCAACTCCGTCGACAACTGGCTCGGCCTCGCGCCGTACCTCGTGCACCGCGGGTACTGCGTCTACTCGCTCGACTACGGGCAACTGCCCGGCGTGCCCTTCTTCAACGGGCTCGGACCCATCGACAAGTCCGCCGGCCAGCTCGCCGTCTTCGTCGACAAGGTGCTCGCCGCGACCGGCTCCGCCAAGACCGACATCATCGGGCACTCGCAGGGCGGCATGATGCCGCGCTACTACCTGAAGTACCTCGGCGGCGCCCCCAAGGTCAACGCGCTCGTCGGGCTCGCCCCCGACAACCACGGCACCACCCTGCTCGGCCTCACCCAACTGCTCCCGTACTTCCCCGGGGCCGAGGACCTGATCAGCAGCGCGACCCCGGGCCTCGCCGACCAGATCGCGGGATCCGCCTTCCAGACCAAGCTGAACGAGGGCGGGGACACCGTGCCCGGGGTGACGTACACGGTGATCGCGACCAAGTACGACGAGGTGGTCACGCCGTACCGGAGCGCGTTCCTGGACGGGCCGAACGTGAAGAACGTCGTACTCCAGGACCTGTGCGTCCTGGACCTCTCGGAGCACGTCGCCATCGGTCTCACGGACCGCATCGCCTGGCACGAGGCGCTGAACGCCCTCGACCCGGCACACGCCGAACGGACCACCTGCGCGTCGGTCTTCGACTGA
- a CDS encoding DinB/UmuC family translesion DNA polymerase, with the protein MSTVMCLRLHPADGGPLGADAYAGVLALLGGITPAVQALPPDAALADVRAALRYFGCDAAGLASVIRVRALALYGVDASVGVAGNPMLARAAAREARPGATLVIPDEPAAAAGFLAGKPVTALDGVGPKAARTLCSYGLDSVGRVAAAPPAALRRILGARLGREVQERALGIDRTPVRPGAAARAVAAERAFERDELDPVRHRRALLSLTEELGAKLRTLRTQGQGPGQVCRTLSLTVRCADRTTLTRTRTLAEPTAHSAALTATAYALYAGLGLQRARVRALSLRAEDLTPAERATRQLSLDPEDEKARRLEAVTDRVRARFGPQAIARGTLAA; encoded by the coding sequence ATGAGTACCGTGATGTGCCTGCGGCTGCACCCCGCCGACGGCGGTCCGCTCGGGGCGGACGCGTACGCCGGGGTGCTCGCGCTGCTCGGCGGGATCACCCCGGCCGTGCAGGCCCTGCCGCCCGACGCGGCCCTCGCCGATGTCCGGGCCGCGCTGCGGTACTTCGGCTGCGACGCCGCCGGGCTGGCCTCCGTGATCCGGGTCCGGGCCCTCGCCCTGTACGGCGTGGACGCCTCCGTCGGCGTGGCCGGCAACCCCATGCTGGCCCGGGCGGCGGCCCGCGAGGCCCGGCCCGGGGCGACCCTGGTGATCCCCGACGAGCCCGCCGCCGCGGCCGGGTTCCTGGCCGGCAAGCCGGTCACCGCCCTCGACGGCGTCGGCCCCAAGGCCGCCCGCACCCTGTGCTCCTACGGCCTCGACTCCGTCGGCAGGGTCGCCGCCGCCCCGCCCGCCGCCCTGCGGCGGATCCTCGGCGCCCGGCTCGGCCGCGAGGTGCAGGAGCGCGCCCTCGGGATCGACCGGACCCCCGTCCGGCCGGGCGCGGCCGCCCGCGCCGTCGCCGCCGAGCGGGCCTTCGAACGGGACGAGCTGGATCCCGTACGGCACCGGCGGGCCCTGCTCTCGCTGACGGAAGAGCTGGGCGCGAAGCTCCGTACCCTTCGTACACAAGGACAGGGCCCGGGGCAGGTCTGCCGCACCCTCTCGCTCACCGTCCGCTGCGCCGACCGCACCACGCTCACGCGGACCCGCACCCTGGCCGAACCCACCGCGCACTCCGCCGCCTTGACCGCCACGGCCTACGCCCTGTACGCCGGGCTGGGCCTGCAGCGGGCCCGGGTCCGGGCGCTGTCCCTGCGGGCCGAGGACCTGACCCCGGCCGAACGGGCCACGCGGCAGCTCAGTCTGGACCCCGAGGACGAGAAGGCCCGCCGCCTGGAAGCCGTCACGGACCGCGTCCGCGCCCGCTTCGGACCGCAGGCCATCGCCCGCGGCACGCTCGCGGCGTGA
- a CDS encoding DNA polymerase III subunit alpha produces MPGFTHLHTVSGFSMRYGGSHPERLAERAAERGMDALALTDRDTLAGAVRFAKASAKAGIRPLFGVDLAVSPAASPAGPPAAGSAGSGGPAGSGTTGPAGSAEASYRRRNPVKGGAFIDESAPRAVFLARDGATGWAELCRMVTAAHAGVGAGDAGRQPVLPWSALRGEGVFVLLGPGSETGRALAAGRPDRAARLLAPWREVFGDSLRLEAVHHGRTGTGPGSLRLAARTVGFAAEQGVPAVLTNAVRYADPGQGPVADILDAARRLVPIDPRASLDSGERWLKDPGAMAEAADRIARAAGLRPADARRLLAETRHTAEACSVDPEDDLGMGSVHFPEARLVGAAHRSAQRVLASRASAGMVLRGYADDPAYWERMHHELDIIAYHGFASYFLTVAQVVDDVRVMGIRVAARGSGAGSLVNHLLGIAHADPVEHGLLMERFLSKRRRVLPDIDIDVESARRLEVYRRIMERFGTERVATVSMPETYRVRHAIRDVGAALSMDPAAVDRLAKAFPHIRARDARAALEELPELRDVRGESYGRLWELVESLDALPRGIAMHPCGVLLSDASLLARTPVVPTSGEGFPMSQFDKDDVEDLGLLKLDVLGVRMQSAMAHAVAEIRRGTGEELDLDDPAQVPPGDRATYELIRSAETLGCFQIESPGQRDLVGRLQPSTFHDLVVDISLFRPGPVAADMVRPFIEARHGRAPVRFPHPDLADALRETYGVVVFHEQIIEIVNIMTGCGRDEADRVRRGLSDPQSQGRIKVWFAAKAGERGYPVEVVGRAWEIVEAFGSYGFCKAHAVAFAVPTYQSAWLKAHHPAAFYAGLLTHDPGMYPKRLLLADARRRGVPVLPLDVNRSAAAHRIELVSDAPRVWGLRLGLSDVHGISEAEAGRIEAGRPYASLRDFWDRAHPGRPVAERLAQVGALDAFGANRRDLLLHLTELHGAQRAAGVRGPQLPLEGGRSTASVGLPDLTDAERLSAELGVLGMDASRHLMADHHAFLAELGVIPARRLRDAGHGQTVLVAGAKAATQTPPIRSGKRVIFTTLDDGTGLVDLAFFDDSHEACAHTVFHSFLLLVRGVVQRRGPQSLSVVGAAAWNLAELVELRAAGGLDAVAARLAEQLPATPGPAGPGRRIRLSTGYEMNPWADLQPPGSGPATGRKLWHSSPGSAG; encoded by the coding sequence GTGCCCGGTTTTACGCATCTGCACACCGTTTCGGGGTTCTCCATGCGCTACGGAGGCTCGCACCCGGAACGACTGGCGGAGCGTGCCGCCGAGCGGGGCATGGACGCCCTCGCCCTGACCGACCGCGACACCCTGGCGGGCGCGGTCCGGTTCGCCAAGGCGTCCGCGAAGGCCGGCATCCGGCCCCTGTTCGGTGTGGACCTGGCCGTGTCGCCTGCCGCGTCGCCCGCCGGACCGCCCGCCGCGGGCTCGGCCGGGTCGGGGGGCCCGGCCGGGTCGGGAACGACTGGGCCGGCCGGTTCCGCCGAGGCCTCGTACCGGCGGCGCAACCCCGTCAAGGGCGGGGCCTTCATCGACGAATCGGCTCCGCGCGCGGTGTTCCTCGCCCGCGACGGGGCCACCGGATGGGCCGAGCTGTGCCGGATGGTCACTGCCGCCCACGCGGGGGTCGGGGCCGGGGACGCGGGACGGCAGCCGGTGCTGCCCTGGAGCGCCCTGCGCGGCGAGGGCGTCTTCGTCCTGCTCGGGCCCGGCTCCGAGACGGGGCGGGCGCTCGCCGCGGGCCGCCCCGACCGGGCCGCCCGGCTGCTCGCGCCCTGGCGGGAGGTCTTCGGCGACTCCCTGCGCCTGGAAGCCGTCCACCACGGCCGCACCGGCACCGGACCCGGATCGCTCCGGCTGGCCGCCCGTACCGTCGGCTTCGCCGCCGAGCAGGGCGTCCCGGCCGTGCTGACCAACGCCGTCCGCTACGCCGACCCCGGCCAGGGCCCGGTCGCCGACATCCTCGACGCGGCCCGCCGCCTGGTCCCCATCGACCCCCGCGCCTCCCTCGACAGCGGCGAACGCTGGCTCAAGGACCCCGGCGCCATGGCCGAGGCCGCCGACCGCATCGCCCGGGCCGCCGGCCTGCGCCCCGCCGACGCGCGGCGCCTCCTCGCGGAGACCCGGCACACCGCCGAGGCCTGCTCCGTGGACCCCGAGGACGACCTCGGGATGGGATCCGTGCACTTCCCCGAGGCCCGCCTCGTCGGCGCGGCCCACCGCAGCGCCCAGCGGGTCCTCGCCTCCCGCGCCTCGGCCGGCATGGTGCTGCGCGGATACGCGGACGACCCCGCGTACTGGGAGCGGATGCACCACGAGCTCGACATCATCGCCTACCACGGCTTCGCCTCGTACTTCCTGACGGTCGCCCAAGTGGTCGACGACGTACGGGTGATGGGCATCCGTGTGGCCGCCCGCGGCTCCGGCGCCGGCTCCCTCGTCAACCACCTGCTGGGCATCGCGCACGCCGACCCCGTCGAGCACGGCCTGCTGATGGAGCGCTTCCTGTCCAAGCGCCGGCGCGTCCTGCCCGACATCGACATCGACGTGGAGTCCGCCCGCCGGCTGGAGGTCTACCGGCGGATCATGGAGCGGTTCGGCACCGAGCGCGTCGCCACCGTCTCCATGCCTGAGACCTACCGGGTCCGGCACGCCATCCGCGACGTCGGCGCCGCCCTGTCCATGGACCCGGCCGCCGTCGACCGGCTCGCCAAGGCCTTCCCGCACATCCGGGCCCGCGACGCCCGCGCCGCGCTGGAGGAGCTCCCCGAACTGCGCGACGTGCGCGGGGAGTCGTACGGGCGGCTGTGGGAGCTCGTCGAATCGCTCGACGCGCTGCCGCGCGGGATCGCCATGCACCCGTGCGGGGTGCTGCTCTCCGACGCCTCCCTGCTCGCCCGTACCCCCGTGGTGCCCACCAGCGGCGAGGGCTTCCCCATGTCCCAGTTCGACAAGGACGACGTGGAGGACCTCGGGCTGCTCAAACTCGACGTGCTGGGCGTACGGATGCAGTCCGCGATGGCGCACGCCGTCGCGGAGATCCGGCGCGGCACGGGGGAGGAGCTGGACCTGGACGACCCGGCGCAGGTACCGCCGGGCGACCGGGCCACGTACGAGCTGATCCGCTCGGCCGAGACACTGGGCTGCTTCCAGATCGAGTCCCCCGGTCAGCGGGACCTGGTGGGACGGCTCCAGCCGTCGACCTTCCACGACCTGGTGGTCGACATCTCCCTCTTCCGGCCGGGGCCGGTGGCGGCCGACATGGTGCGGCCCTTCATCGAGGCCCGGCACGGGCGGGCGCCGGTGCGCTTCCCGCACCCGGACCTGGCGGACGCGCTGCGCGAGACGTACGGGGTGGTGGTCTTCCACGAGCAGATCATCGAGATCGTGAACATCATGACCGGCTGCGGGCGGGACGAGGCGGACCGGGTGCGGCGCGGGCTGTCCGACCCGCAGTCGCAGGGGCGGATCAAGGTCTGGTTCGCGGCGAAGGCGGGCGAGCGCGGCTATCCGGTGGAAGTGGTCGGCCGGGCCTGGGAGATCGTGGAGGCCTTCGGCAGCTACGGATTCTGCAAGGCGCACGCGGTGGCCTTCGCGGTGCCCACCTACCAGTCCGCGTGGCTGAAGGCGCACCACCCGGCGGCCTTCTACGCCGGGCTGCTCACCCACGATCCGGGCATGTACCCGAAGCGGCTGCTGCTGGCGGACGCACGGCGGCGGGGCGTGCCCGTGCTGCCGCTGGACGTGAACCGGTCGGCGGCCGCCCATCGTATCGAACTGGTGTCCGATGCGCCTCGGGTGTGGGGATTGCGGCTCGGGCTGTCCGACGTCCACGGCATCAGCGAGGCCGAGGCGGGCCGGATCGAGGCCGGACGGCCGTACGCCTCCCTGCGCGACTTCTGGGACCGGGCGCACCCGGGCCGCCCGGTGGCCGAACGCCTCGCGCAGGTCGGGGCGTTGGACGCTTTCGGCGCCAACCGGCGCGACCTGCTGCTGCACTTGACCGAACTGCACGGGGCGCAGCGGGCGGCCGGCGTACGTGGTCCTCAACTCCCCTTGGAGGGCGGCCGGTCCACGGCCTCCGTCGGGCTGCCCGACCTGACCGACGCGGAGCGGCTCAGCGCGGAGCTGGGCGTCCTCGGCATGGACGCCTCGCGGCACCTGATGGCGGACCACCACGCCTTCCTGGCCGAGCTCGGGGTGATCCCGGCACGGCGGCTGCGGGATGCCGGGCACGGGCAGACGGTCCTGGTCGCGGGGGCCAAGGCGGCCACCCAGACCCCGCCGATCCGGTCCGGGAAGCGGGTCATCTTCACCACGCTGGACGACGGGACGGGCCTGGTCGACCTGGCCTTCTTCGACGACAGCCACGAGGCCTGCGCACACACCGTCTTCCACTCCTTCCTGCTGCTGGTGCGGGGCGTCGTGCAGCGGCGGGGCCCGCAGAGCCTGAGCGTGGTCGGGGCGGCGGCCTGGAACCTGGCCGAGCTGGTGGAACTGCGGGCGGCCGGCGGGCTGGACGCGGTCGCGGCCCGGCTCGCGGAGCAGCTGCCCGCCACGCCCGGGCCCGCCGGCCCGGGCCGCCGCATCCGGCTGTCCACGGGGTACGAGATGAACCCCTGGGCCGACCTCCAGCCGCCGGGCTCCGGCCCCGCGACCGGACGCAAGCTGTGGCACTCCAGCCCGGGGAGCGCGGGATGA
- a CDS encoding DUF3533 domain-containing protein, with amino-acid sequence MTQPTQNTDAGRSGGFLAEIKDAVTIRAALLVLGVLALQLAFITSYIGAFHHPKPSEIPIAVTAPLAQVAERSAQQLADLPGKPLDPRTAKDEAAAVGLIENRDVDGALIIDPAGRTDRLLVASGAGAALSQALEGVVGAVERAQGRTVQVIDVAPAYKGDSRGLSSFYLVIGWCVGGYLCAAILAISAGARPANPTRAVIRLGALLVYAIAAGLLGAVIAGPVLDALPGSLMGLWGLGTLVVFAVGSITLALQGLAGVVGIGLAILLVVVLGNPSAGGAYPYPLLPPFWSTIGPALPPGAGTYAARSITYFKGNDLAGPMLVLAGWAVLGSAVTLACAAFRRGRPGAAVGSGLPDDATG; translated from the coding sequence ATGACCCAGCCCACCCAGAACACCGACGCAGGCCGGTCCGGCGGCTTCCTCGCCGAGATCAAGGACGCCGTGACCATCCGGGCGGCGTTGCTGGTCCTGGGGGTGCTGGCGCTCCAGCTCGCCTTCATCACCTCGTACATCGGCGCGTTCCACCACCCGAAGCCCAGCGAGATCCCGATCGCCGTGACCGCCCCCCTCGCCCAGGTCGCCGAACGGTCCGCGCAGCAGCTCGCCGACCTGCCCGGCAAGCCGCTCGACCCCCGTACGGCCAAGGACGAGGCCGCCGCGGTCGGCCTGATCGAGAACCGGGACGTGGACGGCGCGCTGATCATCGACCCGGCCGGCCGGACCGACAGGCTGCTGGTCGCCTCCGGCGCCGGAGCCGCTCTCTCGCAGGCCCTCGAGGGGGTGGTCGGCGCGGTCGAGCGGGCCCAGGGCCGGACGGTCCAGGTCATCGACGTGGCCCCGGCCTACAAGGGCGACAGCCGCGGCCTGAGCTCCTTCTACCTGGTCATCGGCTGGTGCGTGGGCGGCTACCTGTGCGCCGCGATCCTCGCGATCAGCGCGGGCGCCCGGCCCGCGAACCCCACCCGCGCCGTCATCCGGCTCGGCGCGCTGCTCGTGTACGCGATCGCCGCCGGACTGCTCGGCGCGGTCATCGCCGGCCCGGTCCTGGACGCACTGCCCGGCTCCCTGATGGGCCTGTGGGGGCTGGGGACCCTGGTCGTCTTCGCGGTCGGCTCGATCACGCTGGCCCTCCAGGGGCTGGCGGGCGTGGTCGGCATCGGTCTGGCGATCCTGCTGGTCGTGGTGCTCGGCAACCCGAGCGCCGGCGGCGCCTACCCGTACCCGCTACTGCCGCCGTTCTGGAGCACCATCGGCCCGGCCCTGCCCCCGGGCGCCGGTACGTACGCCGCGCGCTCCATCACGTACTTCAAGGGCAACGACCTGGCCGGGCCGATGCTGGTGCTGGCCGGCTGGGCGGTGCTCGGCTCCGCGGTCACGCTGGCCTGCGCGGCGTTCCGCAGGGGCCGGCCGGGGGCGGCCGTGGGCAGCGGGCTGCCGGACGACGCCACGGGCTGA
- the fxsBH gene encoding radical SAM/SPASM protein FxsBH, inactivated beta-hydroxylase extension form translates to MEVTGDGGVRLVPFREFVVKVHSRCDLACDHCYVYEHADQSWRQQPKALSELVAQRVAARLAEHAATHGLPAVTVILHGGEPLLAGPDRLRTLCEVLTSALHGVAGLDLRIHTNGLRLGVPFLDLFAEYGVKVGVSLDGDRTANDRHRRFADGRSSHPLVLKALELLRQERYRHLYQGLLCTVDVENDPRAVLDALTSLEPPRIDFLLPHATWETPPARPDGLPVAYARWLLRAFDHWEARGRPVPVRLFDSLLSTLRGGPSLTESLGLAPTDLVVVETDGTLEQADSLKTAHEGAAATGFDVFRHSFDEVAAHPGIRARQSGLAGVSAECRRCPVVRSCGGGLYAHRYRAANGFDNPSVYCADLRELVDGVEARTAPVVIAPEVAGPAALLASQQELTRVLLARLHSDMAEAGGERGEDWQRSWELLAAVEAAAPDALDAVLDHPYTRAWVLAALDPVRRGRPPGTEPVRQLSALAAAAVVRGRLDMTVPVVHPGGALYLPTLGLLRTGASAEEGRAGIRAADAGFSVREGGTETRFGLSEEGPRWQPVRVLPGTGAWVRPMALEDVDPYRDCFSRPPSPRLDGAAAEGWQRRLGAAWALLHRTVPVLARETAAGLGTLTPLVGGAGAGRGRAGRCGPGALGVPCSAGVRGTALALLTGRRRARLRELTEVTDLYALDGEWLHESPWRERPVPVSELLADAYARVAAEEYRRSEGLGGGDGDGEGEGDGDAIKRALDRLSGAAELTVSGKAVVGELRGEFEAGAGGVAAKDAAAGEE, encoded by the coding sequence ATGGAGGTCACCGGGGACGGCGGCGTGCGGCTCGTCCCCTTCCGCGAGTTCGTGGTCAAGGTGCACAGCAGATGCGATCTCGCGTGCGACCACTGCTACGTCTACGAGCACGCGGACCAGAGCTGGCGGCAACAGCCCAAGGCACTCTCCGAACTGGTGGCGCAGCGGGTGGCGGCGCGACTCGCCGAGCACGCGGCCACCCACGGCCTGCCCGCGGTGACCGTCATCCTGCACGGCGGCGAGCCCCTGCTGGCCGGCCCCGACCGGCTGCGGACGCTGTGCGAGGTGCTCACCAGCGCCCTCCACGGGGTGGCCGGACTCGATCTGCGCATCCATACCAACGGGCTCCGGCTGGGCGTCCCCTTCCTCGACCTCTTCGCCGAGTACGGGGTCAAGGTCGGGGTGTCCCTCGACGGCGACCGCACGGCCAATGACCGGCACCGCCGCTTCGCGGACGGCCGCTCCAGCCACCCCCTGGTCCTCAAGGCGCTCGAACTGCTCAGGCAGGAGCGCTACCGGCACCTGTACCAGGGCCTGCTCTGCACGGTGGACGTCGAGAACGACCCCCGCGCGGTGCTCGACGCGCTCACCTCGCTCGAACCGCCGCGCATCGACTTCCTGCTGCCGCACGCCACGTGGGAGACGCCCCCGGCCCGGCCCGACGGGCTGCCCGTGGCCTACGCCCGGTGGCTCCTGCGGGCCTTCGACCACTGGGAGGCGCGGGGCAGGCCGGTGCCCGTCCGGCTGTTCGACTCGCTCCTGAGCACCCTGCGGGGCGGGCCGAGCCTGACGGAGTCGCTCGGCCTGGCACCCACGGACCTGGTCGTCGTCGAGACCGACGGCACGCTGGAGCAGGCCGACTCGCTCAAGACCGCTCACGAGGGTGCCGCCGCCACCGGATTCGACGTCTTCCGTCACAGCTTCGACGAGGTGGCCGCCCACCCCGGCATCCGGGCCCGCCAGTCGGGCCTCGCGGGCGTCAGCGCCGAGTGCCGCCGGTGCCCCGTGGTGCGTTCGTGCGGCGGAGGCCTCTACGCGCACCGCTACCGGGCCGCGAACGGGTTCGACAACCCCTCGGTCTACTGCGCCGACCTGCGGGAACTGGTGGACGGGGTCGAAGCGCGCACCGCCCCCGTCGTCATCGCGCCCGAGGTCGCCGGGCCCGCCGCACTCCTGGCCTCCCAGCAGGAGCTGACCCGGGTACTGCTGGCCCGGCTGCACAGTGACATGGCGGAGGCGGGGGGCGAGCGGGGCGAGGACTGGCAGCGCTCCTGGGAGCTGCTCGCGGCCGTGGAGGCCGCGGCGCCGGACGCGCTGGACGCCGTACTGGACCATCCGTACACCCGCGCGTGGGTGCTCGCCGCCCTGGATCCGGTACGCCGGGGGCGGCCCCCGGGAACGGAACCGGTCCGGCAGTTGTCCGCGCTGGCCGCGGCGGCCGTGGTGCGAGGGCGGCTGGACATGACCGTGCCCGTGGTCCACCCGGGCGGCGCGCTGTACCTGCCCACGCTCGGCCTGCTGCGCACCGGCGCGTCCGCCGAGGAGGGCCGGGCCGGGATCAGGGCCGCCGACGCGGGGTTCTCCGTACGGGAAGGCGGCACCGAAACCCGCTTCGGGCTGTCCGAGGAGGGTCCGCGCTGGCAGCCCGTACGGGTCCTTCCGGGAACCGGAGCGTGGGTGCGGCCGATGGCTCTGGAGGACGTCGACCCCTACCGCGACTGTTTCTCCCGGCCGCCCTCGCCGAGGCTGGACGGAGCCGCAGCCGAGGGCTGGCAGCGGCGGCTCGGCGCGGCCTGGGCGCTGCTGCACCGCACGGTGCCGGTCCTGGCGCGGGAGACCGCGGCCGGCCTGGGCACGCTCACACCACTCGTGGGCGGAGCGGGCGCCGGCCGGGGGCGCGCGGGGCGGTGCGGGCCCGGCGCGCTGGGCGTGCCCTGCTCGGCGGGCGTACGCGGGACCGCCCTGGCGCTCCTCACCGGGCGGCGGCGGGCCCGGCTGCGCGAGCTGACCGAGGTGACCGACCTGTACGCGCTGGACGGGGAGTGGCTGCACGAATCCCCTTGGCGGGAGCGGCCGGTGCCGGTGTCGGAGCTGCTGGCCGATGCGTACGCGCGGGTGGCGGCCGAGGAGTACCGGCGGTCGGAGGGCCTCGGCGGCGGGGACGGTGACGGCGAGGGAGAGGGCGACGGGGATGCGATCAAGCGCGCCCTGGACCGGCTGTCCGGCGCGGCGGAGCTGACGGTGAGCGGCAAAGCGGTCGTGGGCGAACTGCGCGGGGAGTTCGAGGCGGGGGCCGGGGGCGTTGCGGCGAAGGACGCCGCCGCCGGGGAGGAGTGA
- a CDS encoding alpha/beta fold hydrolase: MRVEVRAGDGRRIVAEDWGAPHGVPVLLHHGTPGSRLGTALPGITDRYPDIRFFAYDRPGYGDSERCPGRTVADAAADSAAVADALGVDTFAVVGRSGGGPHALACAALLPERVTGTAALVSLAPWDGAGLDWFAGMTAHNAEHYALAVRDPAALERRLTPRAAAISSDPALLLDELRADLSDADLPVLSDHGVYQTLLDNYREALRTSGYGWLDDSLAFCRPWGFDPGSIPGRVLLWRGAEDTFSPLGHFRWLAGHIEHSTTVMEPGAGHFGAQCAQPEALDWLL; encoded by the coding sequence GTGCGCGTCGAGGTCAGGGCGGGAGACGGCCGCCGGATCGTGGCCGAGGACTGGGGTGCGCCGCACGGGGTGCCCGTACTGCTACACCACGGCACCCCGGGCAGCCGGCTCGGAACCGCCCTGCCCGGCATCACGGACCGCTACCCGGACATCCGGTTCTTCGCCTACGACCGACCCGGGTACGGGGATTCCGAGCGGTGCCCGGGGCGGACGGTGGCCGACGCCGCTGCGGACTCCGCCGCGGTCGCGGACGCCCTGGGCGTGGACACCTTCGCCGTCGTCGGCCGCTCCGGCGGCGGCCCGCACGCCCTCGCCTGCGCGGCGCTGCTCCCGGAGCGGGTGACGGGGACGGCCGCCCTGGTCAGCCTCGCACCGTGGGATGGAGCCGGACTCGACTGGTTCGCCGGCATGACCGCCCACAACGCGGAGCACTACGCGCTCGCCGTCCGCGATCCGGCGGCCCTGGAACGGCGGCTCACCCCTCGGGCCGCGGCGATCAGCAGCGATCCGGCCCTGTTGCTGGACGAGCTGCGGGCCGATCTCTCCGACGCCGACCTGCCGGTCCTCTCGGACCACGGGGTGTATCAGACGCTGCTGGACAACTACCGGGAAGCGCTGCGCACTTCCGGGTACGGCTGGCTGGACGACAGCCTGGCCTTCTGCCGGCCCTGGGGCTTCGATCCCGGCTCGATCCCCGGCCGGGTCCTGCTGTGGCGCGGTGCCGAGGACACCTTCTCCCCCCTGGGCCATTTCCGCTGGCTGGCCGGGCACATCGAGCACAGCACCACGGTCATGGAGCCCGGGGCCGGCCATTTCGGCGCTCAGTGCGCGCAGCCGGAGGCCCTGGACTGGCTTCTGTGA
- a CDS encoding S1 family peptidase, translating into MRIKSITRTRLLAVATGLAAVAALAAPTVANADASRDGKDAAFSSAQLASAGASVLRANVAGTAWHTDPATGTLVVAADSTVSAADIARIKREAGAEAGALRIERTPGKLTKLISGGDAIYASGWRCSLGFNVRSGSTYYILTAGHCTDGAGTWWTNSSHTTTIGATVGSSFPTNDYGLIRYDNTSLAHPGTVGSQDITSAVNATNGMSVTRRGSTTGTHSGTVTGLNATVNYGGGDIVYGMIKTNVCAEPGDSGGPLYSGTRAVGLTSGGSGNCSSGGTTYFQPVVEALNAYGVSVY; encoded by the coding sequence GTGAGGATCAAGAGCATCACCCGTACCAGGCTGCTCGCGGTGGCCACCGGCCTGGCCGCCGTCGCAGCGCTCGCCGCCCCCACCGTGGCGAACGCGGACGCGAGCCGGGACGGCAAGGACGCGGCGTTCAGCTCCGCCCAGCTGGCCTCGGCCGGCGCATCCGTCCTGCGTGCCAATGTCGCCGGCACTGCCTGGCACACCGACCCCGCCACCGGGACCCTCGTGGTCGCCGCCGACTCCACCGTCTCCGCCGCCGACATCGCGAGAATCAAGCGCGAGGCCGGCGCCGAAGCCGGGGCCCTGCGCATCGAGCGCACCCCGGGCAAGCTGACCAAGCTGATCTCCGGCGGCGACGCGATCTACGCGTCGGGCTGGCGCTGCTCGCTCGGCTTCAACGTGCGCAGCGGAAGCACCTACTACATCCTGACCGCCGGGCACTGCACCGACGGCGCGGGCACCTGGTGGACCAACTCCTCCCACACCACCACCATCGGCGCGACCGTGGGCTCCAGCTTCCCCACCAACGACTACGGCCTCATCCGTTACGACAACACCTCGCTCGCCCACCCCGGCACCGTCGGCAGCCAGGACATCACCAGCGCCGTCAACGCCACGAACGGCATGTCCGTGACCCGGCGCGGCTCCACCACCGGAACCCACAGCGGCACGGTGACCGGCCTCAACGCCACCGTCAACTACGGCGGCGGCGACATCGTTTACGGCATGATCAAGACCAACGTCTGCGCCGAACCCGGCGACAGCGGCGGCCCCCTCTACTCGGGCACCCGCGCGGTCGGCCTCACCTCCGGCGGCAGCGGCAACTGCTCCTCGGGCGGGACCACCTACTTCCAGCCCGTGGTCGAGGCCCTCAACGCCTACGGGGTCAGCGTGTACTGA